CCGGCTACTGTCCAGGCGCGTTTGCCGCTGCCCAGCTGTGCACCTGAAGCTGCGCCGGTTTCAAACCCGATACATTGCCACGCTGCCGACGAAACGAAACTGCCCTGCGATAATCCGTAGGCATTTGTAGCCACATACATGGCCGAGCTTACACCGTAGGTCATTACAATATCTTTCAGCATGTTTTTGTCTTTCAAAAACTTCATTGAATGCTGAAAGAAGCGGTTGTAGGTAAGCACCTCCGGGTCGGCATTGTATTTGGGATCGGAGTTTGACACCCACGGTTCGGGATATTTTGGTTGCGGCGGAGCTACCGTTTTAAGCGGATAGGCTTTGTCGGCCTTAAAACGGCGCAGCAGTGCTTCCATGAAATCTTTCATGGTTACATCGCCGTATTTGAAATAGCCGGCGCGCACACCGTCGGTATTGGCCAGCACCATGTTGGCATACTGCTTTTCAATAAACGTGAGGTAATCGTCGGTTATAATTGTGCCCAGTGTAAGCACACAGTCTGATTCGAGAATGGTATTGCGTACCGGCTCAATGGAAGCTGCATCGGAGTATGTGCCCATGAATTTATTGCCCTTCTCGTCGAGCACCGCTTTGCCGAGACTTGTGGTGGTATAGATAAATCCGCTGGCATCAATAATTTTCTGAAGCAGGTCGGTAAGGCCAAAGCGCAGTATTTCCACACCGGCAAAAATCACCGGCTTTTTAGCTGCCGTAATCTGGCTCCACGCCTGCTCTACCGCATTTTGCAGCGCAAGTGCAGGGCTTTTTACTTCGCGCGGCTTTAGCGGTGTTTTAGGCGGCGGCGGACAGGGCTGTCCCCACACTTCCTTGTAGCAGGCAATATACACCGGGCGTTTTTGCGTAATGGCTTCAATCAGCAATTCATCAATCTGTTCGGCCGCGCCTACGTTTGTGCTGAGCGTAATTGCTTTTACCGTTACGTTTTCATACACATTCTGATCGGCACGAAGATCGCCGGTGGAGTGATGAAAAAGCACATCGTACATATCGGTAATATTTCGCGCATCAGCACCCGGAGCAGCGCTGATTACCACAATCGGACTACGTTCTACCCAGGCACCGGCAATGGCATTAAGTGC
This DNA window, taken from Bacteroidota bacterium, encodes the following:
- a CDS encoding alpha-keto acid decarboxylase family protein, yielding MANKTFTVADYLLTRLKQLNVTDVFQIPGDYVKHFTQALEYFPGVNTIGAINELDAAYAADAYARTRGLAAVSLQFGVSTFSALNAIAGAWVERSPIVVISAAPGADARNITDMYDVLFHHSTGDLRADQNVYENVTVKAITLSTNVGAAEQIDELLIEAITQKRPVYIACYKEVWGQPCPPPPKTPLKPREVKSPALALQNAVEQAWSQITAAKKPVIFAGVEILRFGLTDLLQKIIDASGFIYTTTSLGKAVLDEKGNKFMGTYSDAASIEPVRNTILESDCVLTLGTIITDDYLTFIEKQYANMVLANTDGVRAGYFKYGDVTMKDFMEALLRRFKADKAYPLKTVAPPQPKYPEPWVSNSDPKYNADPEVLTYNRFFQHSMKFLKDKNMLKDIVMTYGVSSAMYVATNAYGLSQGSFVSSAAWQCIGFETGAASGAQLGSGKRAWTVAGDGGFMMVCQSLSTLARNKLNAVIFVMSNQVYAIEQVYVDMTAFQPGPQHKFDAFDILPKWDYIALAKAFGAEGMRVSTVSELNKALPLIAKIKDRPVLVEVVIPQKDLPRQMYRLGSE